Sequence from the Gemmatimonadaceae bacterium genome:
ACCGGAGCTGCTCGCAACCTGCATGACCGCATGACGCGATTCACGCTGAACGGCGAGACCATTGAAGTCAAAGCTCATCCTGCCGCGCGCCTGCTCGACGTGCTGCGCGAGGAATGCCATCTCACGGGAACCAAGGAAGGCTGCGGCGAAGGAGAGTGCGGCGCGTGCACGGTTCTGGTGGATGGAGAGCCGGTGTGCTCCTGCATCATTCCAGTCGCACAGGTAAGGGGCACTGAAGTCACCACGATCGAAGGGCTTGGCGGTAATCATCCACTTCAGCATCTCTTCATGAACGAAGTCGGTGCGCAGTGCGGCATCTGCACGCCCGGGATGATCATGGCGGCGTGCACTCTGGGACCCGAGCCCACGCTCGACGACGTGAAGACGGCGCTTGCCGGCAATCTCTGCCGTTGCACCGGCTACTCGGCCATCTATCGCGCCGTGCTCAAATGGCGCGGCATGCCGGAGCCGGTGGTCGAATGAGGACCGCGGTCTCGGAGATCGACCTGCGCACCGCGTCGTCGCTCGACGAGGCGCTCGGCATTCTGAAGGCAGAGAGGCGCACGCCCGTCGCGGGGGCAACAGACGTGTACGTCGCGCTCAACTTCGGAACCTTCGCGCCGCGGAAGTTCCTCGACATCTGGCAGCTCGATGAGCTGCGCACGATCTCGATGCATGGCGATACGCTCGTCATCGGAGCGCTCACGAGCTACACCTCTCTGATACAGTCGCACATCGTGGGCGAGCGGGTACCGATGCTCGTCAAGGCGGCGCGGCTCGTAGGAGGAGTGCAGATACAGAACCGCGGGACGCTCGGTGGCAACGTCGCCAACGGATCGCCTGCTGCCGACGGCGTGCCAGTTCTTGCTGCCGCGGACGCGGTGATCGTACTGCGCAGTACCGATGGAGAGCGGCATGTTCCGATCACCAGCTTCTACACCGGATACCGCACGACCGTAATGCGGGCCGACGAGCTGATAGTGGCGATCGAGATACTGCCGATAGAAGGCAAGCAGTGGTTCCGGAAGGTTGGCACGCGGGCGGCTCAGGCAATTTCCAAGATCGTGATGGCGGCCGTGCGAGCACCGTTACCGCGCATCGCACTCGGAAGTGTGGCTGCTACAGTGGTGCGTCTGCCCGAGACCGAGCGGGCGCTCGCCGCCGGCGTGAGCGCCGAGGACGCGGCGGAGATTCTGGGGCACGAGATCTCGCCGATAGATGACGTGAGATCAACTGCCGACTACCGTCGTCGCGTTGCGCAGAATCTACTGCGCCGCTTCTGGGCCGAGACCGGCTGAGCCGAACCGGCCAATGGCCGCCATCAAGTAATGGATCTCATCGTTCGCGGACGGCGCGTGGTCACGCCGGACGGAGTACGCGCGGCGGCGGTGCATATAGCGGATGGTCGAATCGTCCGCGTCGGCGCGGTTGCCATAACCGTCCTCGAAGTCGATCCGGAAATCCTCCATCGCGCGCAACGCGATCGCGCCGAGCTTCGGAACCGAGTCCGCCGCAAAGAGCTGCGCACCGCCATACACGGTGTGAACCGGCTGGCGCCCCGCGCTCTCGCCGGGATGTGAACCGGCAAAGGCCAGATTCGCCTCGCGAAGGGCTGCGGAAGCCTCAGTCATGAAAGTCTTGTCGAGACTGGTGCTCATCCGTTGTAGATCCTTCCGTTCTTCTTGCGGTAAAGCTCGAGCACTGCTCTCGCCTCGCCGCGCATCACGTTGTGCACTATCTCGATCCCGCGTTCCTCGAGGTAGCGGTATGACTCGGGGAACACCGGGCCTTCCTCGAAGTTGAGCAGGGATGCGTCTTCGCGCGCCGCGCCGCAGACCAGACGCTGCACGCCGCTCCATAGCGTCGTGCCGAGGCACATGGCGCATGGCTCGCACGACGTGTGCATTTCATGTCTGGGCAGGCCGGACGCCTTGAGCGTGAACGACCCGAGCCGCTGCTGCGCCATCATGAATGCCATCATTTCGCCGTGGAGCGTGCAGTTGTTGAGGCGCACGACACTGTTCATCCCGACTGACACAAGGCGTCCGGATTCGGACTCGTAGATTGCGGCTCCGAAAGGCCCGCCCGTACCGGCCTCGACATTGGCGCGCGCGACGGCGATCGCGAGCTGCATTCGATCCTCGTCGGTGCGATAAGCGCGGTCCCATTCGACCACATCGTCCACCCATGCAGGGTACTCGATATGGACCGCAGGATGGGTTTCGTCTCTCATCATGCGGAGGAAGGTTGTCGAGATCGTCTCAGTTGCGGAAGACGGGAGCTGGCTTCCGGCAAGGACTCGGATCGCGGATACATTTCAGGCAAGAGCAACCGACCCCAAAATGACCGCACCGACGCCTCCGCAGCCCACTACCATAGATGAATCCCGCCATCGCATCCGCGAAGCGCTTCTAGCGGCGCGCAAGGTCGCTGTCGGCACTCATGCGGGAGAGGAGGTCCGCGTCCGGATGATGCACCCCGGGGCCTGGATCCCCGACGATGAAATGGCTCGGCCGATCATCTACCTCGCGTCAATGAAGAACGACCCCAAGGTTCGCGAAATGACGACGCGTCCCGAGGTCGCGCTTCTGCTGCACGAATCGCCGACCGGCGAGGAGCACACGAGCTGGGAGATGGAAGTGACGGGCCGCGCGGAGGTCGTGCGCGATCCCGCCGAGCGGGAGCGGGCGAAGGCGGCGACGATGCGGACATCGTCAATCGTGCAGTACCTCGAGTCCGTCGGCCAGACCGATATCCTGGCTTTCATGCGCGTCACGCCGCGCTTCATCAAGCACCGAGTCTTTGGTGAGATCGTGTCAGGCCGCCCGCCTTCCATCATCGACTTCGGCGACGCATACGCGGATCGTGAAGGCGATGCATCTCTGCTCCGCAGACGGCTTGGCGTATGGAAGGAGACGATCAGGTGGGCATCGCTTACTGCGAGCATGGCGTCGGTCGCTGTGGGAATCGCGGCCGCATTCGCAACGGCGGGAACCGTGCGCTGGGGATGGGCGATCCTGACTCTGATCGCCGCTGTATCGCTTCAGGCGTGCACCAACATCAAGAACGACCTCGACGATCAAGTCACAGGAGCCGACGACAGGAATCGGACGCCGGTGCTTGGGTTTACAGGCGGATCGCGCGTGATGCAGCGCGGGCTTGCAACTCGTGGAGAGCTGCTGGTCGCGATGCTGGTGTTCGGCGTGCTGAGCACGTCTATCGGGATCTACTTCGCGCTCGCCGGACGTCCCGCCGTGCTGCTCTTCGGCCTCGCTGGTCTGATCATCGGCTTCGCCTACACCGGCCCCCCGTTCCGTCTCGCGAACCGCGGCCTCGGTGAAGTGGCGGTCGGCGTCGCGTTCGGCGTGGGAATCGTCTGCGGCAGCGCGTACGTGCAGGCGGGATTCATTCCTTCGATCGCGCTCTGGGCGTCGATTCCGGTATCGGTGCTGGTGGGACTGCTGCTCTTCATCAACGGATTCCAGGACTCGGAGAGCGATGACGAAGTCGCGAAGAGGACGGCCGTCGTTCGGCTCGGGCGGGAGCGCGCGAGCAGGGTGTATCCTGTGATCGCGGGCGCGGCGACGCTGGCGCTGATCGCCTTCGTGGTTTCCGGTGTGCTGCCGGCGTTTGCGCTCCTCGGCCTCGTCGGCGTTCCACTCTTCATCAAGGCCGCCGCCGTTGCACGGCGCAGCTTTAACGAGCCGATGGAGCTCGTGCCGGCAAATGCCTACACGGCAGTCGGGCACCTCGCGAGCGCACTCGGCCTCGCGATCGGTCTCATCTGGTCGGGCGTGGGCGGCGGAATCAATGCCGCATTGATCGCGGTGGCGCTGATGGGCGTGCTCGTCATTCTCTACTACAACCGATCGATCGGCCGGCTTGCTCGCGCGTTCCATGGTGTGAAGGACGCGGTCGCAAAGACATGACGGCAATGGCCGCTGATCACTGACCGTCAATGGAACTGGGGATCTACACTTTCGCCGAGACGACACCGGACGCGGCGACCGGACAGACGATCACCTCGGCACAGCGGCTGCGGGACCTCATGGAGGAGATCGAGCTCGCCGATCAGGTCGGGCTCGACGTGTTCGGGGTGGGTGAGCATCACCGCCCCGACTTCTCTGTCTCCGCTCCGGCGGTGGTGCTCGCCGCGGCCGCGGAGCGAACGAAGCGGATCCGGCTTACCAGCGCGGTGACCGTGCTCAGCTCGGACGATCCTGTGCGCGTATTCCAGGATTTCGCGACGCTCGATCTGCTTTCCGGTGGGCGCGCCGAGATCATGGCGGGGCGCGGGTCGTTCATCGAATCGTATCCGCTGTTCGGATACGATCTCGAGGATTACGACGAGCTGTTCTCCGAGAAGCTCGAGATGCTTCTCAGGATTCGCGAGAGCGAGCGAGTCACGTGGTCAGGCAAGCACACGCAGTCGCTCGATAATCTCGGAGTGTATCCGCGTCCGATTCAGAATCCGCTGCCGGTGTGGATAGCGGTGGGAGGAACTCCGCAATCGGTTGTGCGCGCGGGCACGCTCGGCCTTCCGCTTGCGATCGCGATAATCGGTGGTGCACCGGAGCGATTCGTTCCCTTTGCCGATCTTTACAGGGAAAGCGCTCGACGCGCGGGTCATGATCCGGCGACGCTCCAGCTCAGCATCAACTCGCACGGCCTGATCGGAGATTCATCGCGCGAGACAGCGGATGTCGCGTGGCCCGCGTACGCGATGACGATGGGGAAGATCGGGCGCGAGCGGGGATGGTCCCCGCCGACACGGCGGCAGTTCGACGCCGAGAGATCCCCGCGTGGCGCGATGGTGC
This genomic interval carries:
- a CDS encoding (2Fe-2S)-binding protein, translating into MTRFTLNGETIEVKAHPAARLLDVLREECHLTGTKEGCGEGECGACTVLVDGEPVCSCIIPVAQVRGTEVTTIEGLGGNHPLQHLFMNEVGAQCGICTPGMIMAACTLGPEPTLDDVKTALAGNLCRCTGYSAIYRAVLKWRGMPEPVVE
- a CDS encoding FAD binding domain-containing protein, whose amino-acid sequence is MRTAVSEIDLRTASSLDEALGILKAERRTPVAGATDVYVALNFGTFAPRKFLDIWQLDELRTISMHGDTLVIGALTSYTSLIQSHIVGERVPMLVKAARLVGGVQIQNRGTLGGNVANGSPAADGVPVLAAADAVIVLRSTDGERHVPITSFYTGYRTTVMRADELIVAIEILPIEGKQWFRKVGTRAAQAISKIVMAAVRAPLPRIALGSVAATVVRLPETERALAAGVSAEDAAEILGHEISPIDDVRSTADYRRRVAQNLLRRFWAETG
- a CDS encoding nucleoside deaminase; the protein is MMRDETHPAVHIEYPAWVDDVVEWDRAYRTDEDRMQLAIAVARANVEAGTGGPFGAAIYESESGRLVSVGMNSVVRLNNCTLHGEMMAFMMAQQRLGSFTLKASGLPRHEMHTSCEPCAMCLGTTLWSGVQRLVCGAAREDASLLNFEEGPVFPESYRYLEERGIEIVHNVMRGEARAVLELYRKKNGRIYNG
- the menA gene encoding 1,4-dihydroxy-2-naphthoate octaprenyltransferase, with protein sequence MTAPTPPQPTTIDESRHRIREALLAARKVAVGTHAGEEVRVRMMHPGAWIPDDEMARPIIYLASMKNDPKVREMTTRPEVALLLHESPTGEEHTSWEMEVTGRAEVVRDPAERERAKAATMRTSSIVQYLESVGQTDILAFMRVTPRFIKHRVFGEIVSGRPPSIIDFGDAYADREGDASLLRRRLGVWKETIRWASLTASMASVAVGIAAAFATAGTVRWGWAILTLIAAVSLQACTNIKNDLDDQVTGADDRNRTPVLGFTGGSRVMQRGLATRGELLVAMLVFGVLSTSIGIYFALAGRPAVLLFGLAGLIIGFAYTGPPFRLANRGLGEVAVGVAFGVGIVCGSAYVQAGFIPSIALWASIPVSVLVGLLLFINGFQDSESDDEVAKRTAVVRLGRERASRVYPVIAGAATLALIAFVVSGVLPAFALLGLVGVPLFIKAAAVARRSFNEPMELVPANAYTAVGHLASALGLAIGLIWSGVGGGINAALIAVALMGVLVILYYNRSIGRLARAFHGVKDAVAKT
- a CDS encoding LLM class flavin-dependent oxidoreductase — encoded protein: MELGIYTFAETTPDAATGQTITSAQRLRDLMEEIELADQVGLDVFGVGEHHRPDFSVSAPAVVLAAAAERTKRIRLTSAVTVLSSDDPVRVFQDFATLDLLSGGRAEIMAGRGSFIESYPLFGYDLEDYDELFSEKLEMLLRIRESERVTWSGKHTQSLDNLGVYPRPIQNPLPVWIAVGGTPQSVVRAGTLGLPLAIAIIGGAPERFVPFADLYRESARRAGHDPATLQLSINSHGLIGDSSRETADVAWPAYAMTMGKIGRERGWSPPTRRQFDAERSPRGAMVLGSPQEVIDKILFEHSLFGMTRFLIQFTVGTLPHATVMRSIELFGTKVAPAVRKEVGETPSK